A genomic segment from Cryptococcus gattii WM276 chromosome J, complete sequence encodes:
- a CDS encoding uncharacterized protein (Similar to TIGR gene model, INSD accession AAW45887.1): MPELQSLGSLPAHAEAAWAVTFNPARSLLASCSTDRTIRLYSYILPSSSDGLPSKDDPQPVFCLAKVIETEHKRTVRSIAWSPDGRTLASGSFDSTVGVWEEVIPLSDDEDEDDEGAQGVYRPAGMNSDGDVDEGKEKEWECVSTLEGHESECKSVGFSSDGALLASCSRDKSVWVWEVQPDADFECIAVMMEHSQDVKSVAWHPHEEILASASYDSYIHLAYDDPDSDWCIFQKLHPSLPSTPLTIPSTSPSHLIDALVPTEEEKKAEAELQVPPLEEDETVWCLAWSPDGRWLASGGDNGGIRLWRRTGTQPDSAFKEILHTAAHSRSVFSLSWSAPYPSAESTGSTDSTDLGMLASAGEDGKIIIWEITVPPSSSPSSKETDNEQISIKPIAAQKHAHGVNDINSVAWCMREDKKGWGMLSSAGDDGSVKVWRVVKD, from the exons ATGCCTGAGCTTCAATCCCTGGGATCTCTTCCAGCTCATGCCGAAGCAGCTTGGGCAGTAACCTTCAACCCTGCCCGCTCTCTCCTTGCATCATGTTCCACAGATCGCACAATCCGTCTTTACTCCTACATCCTCCCCTCTTCGTCTGATGGCTTACCAAGCAAGGACGATCCCCAGCCCGTGTTTTGTCTAGCTAAAGTGATAGAAACTGAGCACAAGAGGACGGTGAGGAGTATAGCGTGGTCCCCTGATGGACGGACGTTGGCGAGCGGGAGCTTTGATTCGACTGTCGGTGTGTGGGAGGAAGTTATTCCGCTTTcagatgatgaggacgaaGATGACGAGGGTGCACAAGGGGTGTATAGGCCGGCCGGGATGAACTCGGATGGAGATGTAGATgaggggaaagagaaggaatGGGAATGTGTCTCGACGTTGGAAGGGCATGAGAGTGAATGCAAGTCGGTTGGGTTTTCGAGTGATGGAGCTTTGCTCGCGAGTTGCTCCAGAGATAAGAGCGTATGGGTCTGGGAAG TGCAACCGGACGCCGATTTTGAATGTATAGCGGTCATGATGGAGCACTCCCAAGATGTCAAGTCCGTTGCCTGGCACCCACACGAAGAG ATCCTGGCTTCTGCATCATATGACTCTTATATCCACCTCGCGTATGACGACCCCGACTCCGACTGGTGCATCTTCCAAAAACTCCACCCTTCCCTCCCGTCTACCCCGCTCACCATCCCATCTACTTCCCCATCACATTTGATTGATGCTTTGGTCCCTacggaagaagaaaaaaaggcGGAGGCAGAGCTGCAGGTCCCGCCgttggaggaggatgagaCTGTTTGGTGTTTAGCTTGGAGTCCGGATGGAAGGTGGTTGGCTAGTGGAGGTGATAATGGTGGGATTCGTCTCTGGCGAAGAAC GGGCACACAACCAGACTCGGCATTCAAAGAGATCTTGCACACCGCCGCCCATTCGCGTTCAgtcttttctctttcttgGTCCGCACCCTACCCGTCCGCCGAATCTACCGGCTCCACCGATTCTACGGATTTGGGGATGCTCGCTTCTGCAGGggaggatggaaagatTATTATCTGGGAAATCACCGTccctccatcttcctctccctcttcaaAAGAGACAGATAACGAACAAATCTCGATCAAACCCATTGCAGCGCAGAAACATGCGCATGGGGTGAACGATATCAACTCGGTAGCCTGGTGCATGAGAGAAGATAAGAAAGGATGGGGGATGTTGAGTAGTGCAGGAGATGATGGGAGTGTCAAGGTCTGGAGGGTCGTCAAGGATTGA
- a CDS encoding MMS2, putative (Similar to TIGR gene model, INSD accession AAW45888.1) — protein MRIYLPLLLLAAPFLRAQDVCAPLEDADRILESLQPAPDEHLHSKLPDLAPFGNHGWADGLGWSQDGPLSTTLRLLPRVFSAISPTRLLSQTAKTIGRKGNTKISRSRKERAEKVLVLVQEAEGAGCDKVWRFRGRLLMFPPRGIKQDLAAAYEAYKKHLQIESDPEAQFILGVFHSTGLGGIPIDQGKALLYYTFAAAQGYRPAAMALGYRHWAGIGVKEDCEVALEHYSHAADISYRRFLDGPPGGLTLPLTPIRLSDRVGGIYGPHASWASTGANSLRPAIRASIASARGETTQEILEYYQYHSDRDSYIYTARLGRLFYHGSVHFSANGVSSGAESVGAIPQSFQKARTYFFKVARVLWPTDFLPGTTDQPAGRRKLTKEQEDKVREAAMISASFLGRMALRGEGQKLDYPRAKLWYERAAELGDREALNGLGILYRDGLGVPVDLTRAQGHFQAAAAASLPEAQVNVAKLLLNRGDYQAALPFLDSALRGGNPLEAFHLSAQIHTTYARSSKSASLPPAMCGVAVAYEKLVSERGSWNEDFLLEADEAWARGEEGKAMMGWYLAAEMGYEIAQNNVAFMREGGWQFDAEREGEWLIGKRREEEGDKQALVWWLRSAAQDNVDAMVKVGDYHYSKQDYPHALAHYLSASETQQSPMAYWNLGWMYQSGKGVARDWHLAKRYYDLSRETGEEAGLAVWFSLWGLYLQSWWTHFKTRGSISGLPLFEPPTPADSDTPLGTWSRLKSLFTSPFQWAELEFDEDWENTLEPEGIVLGEGDLEDGGGALGDAGNGGAEARDWEGETMGEMVEDLLLIGLVFGIGGLMWLRARWAAMVGNGVGVQGQAAQAQGPVGGGVGFDGAEAFGAGFEPPQQPERVQQDRPAQENQRPQGPEDEEDERREERLMG, from the exons ATGCGCATATACCTGCCGCTGCTGCTCCTGGCAGCTCCTTTTCTGAGAGCACAGGATGTGTGTGCACCTCTGGAGGATGCGGACCGAATATTAGAATCACTCCAACCGGCTCCGGATGAACATCTACATTCAAAGCTCCCCGACCTTGCGCCATTCGGCAATCACGGATGGGCAGACGGCCTCGGGTGGTCTCAGGAT GGCCCGTTATCTACCACACTGCGCCTTCTCCCACGCGTGTTCTCTGCGATATCCCCGACGAGGCTCCTGTCGCAGACTGCCAAGACGataggaaggaagggaaaCACCAAGATATCGAGGTCGCGGAAAGAAAGGGCCGAAAAGGTGTTGGTGCTTGTGCAAGAAGCGGAAGGAGCCGGATGTGATAAAGTATGGCGTTTTAGAGGTCGGCTCCTGATGTTCCCACCGAGAGGCATCAAGCAGGATCTTGCAGCAGCTTATGAAGCATACAAGAAACATCTCCAGATTGAATCAGACCCAGAGGCGCAGTTCATCCTTGGGGTATTCCATTCTACGGGTCTTGGCGGGATCCCGATTGATCAAGGCAAGGCGTTGTTGTATTATACTTTTGCAGCGGCCCAAGGGTATCGGCCAGCGGCGATGGCCTTGGGCTACAGACACTGGGCGGGAATTGGAGTGAAAGAGGATTGTGAAGTGGCTTTGGAGCATTACTCACATGCGGCTGATATTT CCTATCGACGTTTCCTGGACGGTCCACCTGGTGGTCTCACTCTTCCCCTAACCCCTATCCGCCTGTCTGACCGTGTAGGTGGTATCTACGGTCCACATGCTTCATGGGCATCAACAGGCGCCAACTCCCTTCGTCCTGCTATCCGAGCATCGATCGCTTCTGCCCGAGGCGAGACGACTCAAGAGATCCTCGAATATTACCAATACCATTCCGACCGAGATTCATACATTTACACTGCCCGTCTTGGCCGGTTATTCTACCATGGTTCTGTCCATTTTTCGGCGAATGGGGTATCTTCTGGTGCCGAGAGCGTAGGCGCGATTCCTCAATCGTTTCAGAAAGCTCGAACATACTTCTTCAAAGTCGCCCGTGTCCTCTGGCCTACCGATTTCCTCCCCGGTACCACCGACCAGCCTGCGGGGCGCCGCAAACTGACAAAGGAGCAAGAAGATAAAGTCCGTGAAGCCGCAATGATCTCTGCGTCCTTCCTCGGTCGGATGGCTCTCCGCGGGGAGGGGCAGAAACTGGATTACCCACGAGCGAAATTGTGGTATGAGCGCGCAGCAGAACTGGGGGATCGTGAAGCGCTTAACGGGCTTGGGATCTTGTACCGTGACGGCCTTGGTGTACCTGTTGATTTGACAAGAGCCCAAGGGCATTTCCAAgctgccgctgctgccTCTTTACCTGAAGCCCAAGTGAACGTCGCGAAACTCTTGCTTAACCGCGGGGATTACCAAGCAgctcttccttttctcgATTCAGCTCTTCGAGGTGGGAATCCCCTCGAGGCATTCCACCTTTCCGCTCAAATACATACCACCTACGCGCGATCTTCGAAATCGGCGAGTCTACCTCCGGCCATGTGCGGTGTGGCTGTTGCATATGAGAAACTCGTCTCAGAACGAGGATCGTGGAATGAAGATTTCTTGTTGGAGGCGGATGAGGCATGGGcgagaggagaagaagggaaagcGATGATGGGGTGGTATCTCGCTGCCGAGATGGGATATGAGATTGCGCAGAATAATGTGGCCTTCATGCGAGAAGGAGGGTGGCAATTTGATGCGGAAAGGGAAGGCGAGTGGTTAATagggaaaagaagagaagaagagggggaTAAGCAGGCGTTGGTATGGTGGTTGAGAAGTGCGGCACAGGATAATGTGGATGCAATGGTTAAAGTCGGGGATTACCACT ATTCAAAGCAAGACTATCCTCATGCTCTCGCTCACTATCTCTCTGCATCCGAGACCCAACAATCTCCAATGGCATACTGGAATCTTGGCTGGATGTATCAATCCGGGAAAGGTGTAGCGAGAGACTGGCATCTGGCGAAACGGTATTATGACCTGAGTAGAGAGACGGGCGAAGAAGCTGGTTTGGCAGTTTGGTTCAGTTTGTGGGGTCTTTATCTCCAAAG CTGGTGGACACATTTCAAGACCCGTGGCTCTATCTCTGGTTTACCACTCTTTGAACCCCCAACACCAGCTGATTCCGATACACCCCTCGGTACATGGTCACGCCTCAAGTCCCTTTTTACTTCACCTTTCCAGTGGGCTGAACTCGAATTTGACGAGGATTGGGAAAATACCCTTGAGCCGGAAGGGATCGTTTTGGGTGAAGGTGACCTTGAAGATGGGGGAGGGGCACTTGGAGACGCTGGAAATGGAGGTGCAGAAGCGAGGGATTGGGAGGGAGAGACGATGGGGGAGATGGTGGAAGATTTGCTGTTAATAGGATTGGTATTTGGTATAGGGGGATTGATGTGGTTGAGAGCGAGGTGGGCGGCAATGGTTGGTAATGGTGTTGGAGTACAGGGGCAAGCGGCGCAGGCGCAAGGGCCGGTAGGAGGTGGTGTGGGGTTTGACGGTGCGGAGGCATTTGGCGCAGGTTTTGAGCCTCCACAGCAGCCTGAAAGAGTGCAGCAAGATCGACCTGCTCAGGAGAATCAACGGCCTCAAGGGCCagaggacgaggaagacGAGCGGAGGGAGGAGCGATTGATGGGTTGA
- a CDS encoding uncharacterized protein (Similar to SGTC gene model, INSD accession EAL18595.1), translating into MARASQTTPSRSRLTLLSLRPLLPRILAHLQHLHPAKCLSLSQSLYEELLPVVYQRVILDEKNVRIFFYGFLGSPPGWGEAGGGVGTKRKRLPSFPHLPAPEWPLPPITSPTQFSRGRKSAALRYTTHLTLLDPTALSILCAAHVKILDLSPVLHTSSSAYRQPTTNTSTPTNPWPLGNVHTLQIGWDLMYYLADSHSPYPLFDPVPICCIPLNIRHLIIHLGDARSRSLTNGIGEGDGDGEGWKGGVKRFLKEAIYELAGEWELDTLELVVPRPEVGGVYIPLFDREDEQGEKHPPPARKVIINFSPLSQPGAPCEQSQRVRAYLKEARDDGLRVEFKLNNARRVVGDLDIDIDMDVKGYTFVEV; encoded by the coding sequence ATGGCCAGAGCTTCACAAACAACGCCATCCCGTTCCCGACTCACACTCCTCTCTCTCCGTCCACTCCTCCCCCGTATACTCGCCCACCTCCAGCACCTTCATCCAGCCAAGTGTCTCTCGCTCTCCCAATCATTATACGAAGAGCTCCTTCCTGTGGTTTACCAACGAGTCATCCTCGACGAGAAAAACGTCAGAATATTTTTCTATGGCTTCTTGGGATCGCCTCCTGGATGGGGAGAGGCGGGAGGCGGCGTGGGGACAAAACGAAAGAGACTTCCATCATTTCCTCACCTCCCTGCCCCCGAATGGCCCCTTCCCCCCATAACATCCCCAACTCAATTCTCACGAGGAAGAAAATCTGCCGCTCTACGTTATACGACCCATCTCACCTTACTCGATCCTACCGctctctccatcctctgCGCAGCGCACGTCAAAATCCTTGATCTCTCACCTGTTCTCCacacttcttcttctgcttATCGCCAACCAACCACAAACACATCAACACCCACAAATCCATGGCCGCTAGGCAACGTCCACACCCTCCAAATCGGCTGGGACCTAATGTACTACCTTGCTGACTCACATTCCCCTTACCCACTTTTCGACCCTGTGCCCATCTGCTGTATCCCACTCAACATCAGGCACCTTATCATTCATCTCGGGGATGCTCGGTCCCGCTCGCTAACAAACGGAATTGGagagggagatggagatggggaaggatggaaagggGGCGTTAAAAGGTTTTTGAAAGAAGCGATATACGAACTTGCTGGGGAATGGGAGCTAGATACTCTGGAGCTGGTAGTACCCCGCCCGGAAGTCGGAGGGGTCTATATACCCTTGTTCGATAGGGAAGATGAGCAGGGTGAAAAGCATCCACCACCAGCCAGAAAAGTTATCATCAATTTCTCACCTCTATCTCAACCAGGAGCCCCTTGTGAGCAATCACAAAGAGTGAGAGCCTATTTAAAGGAAGCAAGAGATGACGGATTAAGAGTAGAGTTCAAACTCAATAACGCGCGGCGGGTTGTTGGAGATTTGGATATAGATATAGATATGGACGTGAAAGGGTACACATTCGTAGAGGTGTAA